CCGAAAAGCTGTCCTCGCACGCCTGGAATGCGTCCGCTCCGGTCGTGGTCGGCGACATCATGCAGGTGCGCGACACCGCCCCGCATCTGGCAAGCGCCTTCGCCGCGCACGCGCGCGCCTTCGTCGAGGTCCAGAACGGCTGCGACCATCGCTGCACCTTCTGCGCGATTCCCTATGGGCGCGGCAACAGCCGCTCGGTGCCGGCGGGCGGCGTGATCGACCGGATCGCGGCTTTGGTCGACGCCGGCTACCGCGAAGTGGTGCTGACTGGGGTCGATCTCACCAGCTACGGCCCCGATCTGCCCGGCGCGCCGACCCTCGGGATGCTGGTCGAGCGAATCCTCGCCCACGTGCCCAATCTCGAACGGCTGCGTCTGTCCTCGCTCGATTCGGTCGAGATCGACGACCGGCTGTTCGCCCTGATCGCGCATGAACCGCGCATCTTGCCGCACGTCCACCTCTCGTTTCAGGCCGGCGACGACATGATCCTCAAGCGCATGAAGCGCCGCCACAGCCGCGCGCAGGCGGTCGCCCTGGTCGCGCGCCTCAAGGCCGCCCGCCCCGATATCGCGATCGGCGCCGACCTCATCGCCGGCTTCCCGACCGAAGACGCCGCGATGTTCGCCAACACGCTGGCGCTGATCGACGAATGCGACATCGTCCACGCACACATCTTCCCTTATTCGCCGCGCGAGGGCACCCCCGCCGCGCGGATGCCGCAAGTCGCGCCGGACGTGCGCAAGGCGCGCGCGGCGGAGCTCCGCGCGGCAGCGGCGACGCGCAAGGCGGCGTGGCTGCGCACCCTCGTCGGCAGCGAACAGGACGTGCTGGTCGAGCGGCCCGGCGATCGCGGCCACGCCGGCAACTTCGCCGAAGTCCGCTTCCCCGCCCCGGTCAGCCCGCTCCCCCCCGTTCGTGCTGAGCCTGTCGAAGCACGTGTTCCGGGCGCACGTGCTTCGACAAGCTCGGCACGAACGGAATGGGTGGGCGAGGTTGCGCGCCTCCTAATAACCGCCACCGACGGTCTAACCCTCCACGCCGCGATCCTCCCCCGCCAGGGGGAGGTGTCGCCAAAGGCGACGGAGGGGGCGGACGTGCCCTCCTCACGATCACCCCGCCGCTTGCTCTCTCACCTCCCTCCGGCGGCGAACCAACCCGCCCCATCGCTACAAAAGGCAATCGCATGAGCACCACACCCGGCTGGCACGAGCGCCTGCTCGGCGGCTTCAAGCGCACCTCCGATCGGCTGATCGGCAACCTCGTCGGGCTCGGCACCGCGCCGCTCGACGACGCCACGCTCGACGATATCGAGGAAGCGCTGATCGCGTCCGATCTCGGCCCGCAGACCGCGCGCCGCATCCGCGACCGGCTCGCGGCCGGCATGTTCGAGCGCGACATGGAGGATCTCGGCATCCGCCTCACCGTCGCCGAAGAGGTCGAAAAGGTGCTGGAGAAAGTCGCCAAGCCGCTGGAGATCGAGGCGTTCCCGCGCCCGCAGGTGATCCTCGTCATCGGCGTCAACGGATCGGGCAAGACCACCACCATCGCCAAGCTCGCGCACTGGCTGAAAGAGCAGGATTATGCGGTGATGCTCGCCGCCGGCGACACCTTCCGCGCCGCCGCGATCGGCCAGCTCGCCACCTGGGCGGAGCGTGCCGGCGTGCCGATCATTCGCGGCAAGGAAGGCGGCGACGCCGCCGGCATCGTCTACGAGGCGGTCAAGCAGGCGACCGCGATCGGCACCGACGTGCTGATCGTCGACACCGCCGGGCGCCTCCAGAACAAGCGCGAGCTGATGGACGAACTGTCCAAGATCCGCCGCGTGCTCGGTCGCCTCAACCCTGCCGCCCCGCATGACGTGG
This genomic stretch from Sphingomonas panacis harbors:
- the ftsY gene encoding signal recognition particle-docking protein FtsY → MSTTPGWHERLLGGFKRTSDRLIGNLVGLGTAPLDDATLDDIEEALIASDLGPQTARRIRDRLAAGMFERDMEDLGIRLTVAEEVEKVLEKVAKPLEIEAFPRPQVILVIGVNGSGKTTTIAKLAHWLKEQDYAVMLAAGDTFRAAAIGQLATWAERAGVPIIRGKEGGDAAGIVYEAVKQATAIGTDVLIVDTAGRLQNKRELMDELSKIRRVLGRLNPAAPHDVVLVLDATTGQNALSQIEVFKEMAGVTGLVMTKLDGSARGGILVAAAEKYGLPIHAIGVGEGMGDLRPFDANEVSRIIAGVDGVRRG
- the mtaB gene encoding tRNA (N(6)-L-threonylcarbamoyladenosine(37)-C(2))-methylthiotransferase MtaB, which translates into the protein MADPHIVSLGCRLNIAESETIRALLAGRDTVVVNSCAVTNSAVAETRAAIRRARRDRPAAEIVVTGCAAQIDPASFAAMPEVDRVIGNAEKLSSHAWNASAPVVVGDIMQVRDTAPHLASAFAAHARAFVEVQNGCDHRCTFCAIPYGRGNSRSVPAGGVIDRIAALVDAGYREVVLTGVDLTSYGPDLPGAPTLGMLVERILAHVPNLERLRLSSLDSVEIDDRLFALIAHEPRILPHVHLSFQAGDDMILKRMKRRHSRAQAVALVARLKAARPDIAIGADLIAGFPTEDAAMFANTLALIDECDIVHAHIFPYSPREGTPAARMPQVAPDVRKARAAELRAAAATRKAAWLRTLVGSEQDVLVERPGDRGHAGNFAEVRFPAPVSPLPPVRAEPVEARVPGARASTSSARTEWVGEVARLLITATDGLTLHAAILPRQGEVSPKATEGADVPSSRSPRRLLSHLPPAANQPAPSLQKAIA